A single region of the Streptomyces sp. NBC_01262 genome encodes:
- a CDS encoding ATP-dependent Clp protease ATP-binding subunit, with amino-acid sequence MPLGSGRGDPFAELFNRFLGLSPMSAPPAVQRVPIGRLLNDSSRQMLALAVQRATEDGSADLDTDHLLWAATQVEPTRAALAEAGADPDRLAEELSEILPKGELDPGEEPQLTPAAKRALLGAHAAGQAAGASYIGPQHILQSLVEQPQSAAGQALANHVGSPEELRRAAEAQQAQAPVGRPSDTPTLDEYGRDITEEARAGKLDVVVGRAEEIEQTVEVLSRRSKNNPVLIGEPGVGKTAIVEGLAQRIINGDVPQSLADKRVVALDLVGMVAGSRYRGDFEERIKKVIDEVKSAEGELILFVDELHTVVGAGGTGEGSMDAGNILKPALARGELHLVGATTIDEYRKHIEKDAALERRFQPVLVREPTVEETVLILEGLRDAYEAHHQVRFHDDALAAAAELSDRYIPDRFLPDKAIDLIDQAGARVRLRSLGRSTDVVSVDDRLTKLRREKDEAVAEEDYQRAEDLKAEIRKAEEELARLGERREGVAAVTASDIASIVSSRTGIPVDKLTEGERERLLKLEEALHARVVGQDEAVTAVAEAVRRSRSGMGDPDRPVGSFLFLGPTGVGKTELAKALAELLFGDEDRLIRFDMSEYQERHTVSRLVGAPPGYVGHEEAGQLTEAVRRKPYSVLLLDEVEKAHPDVFNLLLQVLDDGRLTDAQGRTVDFRNTVVIMTSNVGAPTIQTMADRPVSEIRDAIQPDIQARFRPEFLNRIDEIIVFHPLTRENLSTIVDLMLERSRRRLKAQDLKLELTDDAKEWLGNAGFQPEFGARPLRRTIQTELDNRVATLLLTGTAQPGDTLYVDVEDGKLGCSIHRTDEPDKDGEG; translated from the coding sequence ATGCCGCTCGGATCAGGACGCGGCGACCCGTTCGCCGAACTCTTCAACCGGTTCTTGGGACTGAGCCCCATGTCCGCCCCGCCCGCCGTCCAGCGGGTTCCCATCGGGCGGTTGCTCAACGACTCCTCGCGCCAAATGCTCGCCCTCGCCGTGCAACGCGCGACCGAGGACGGCAGTGCCGACCTCGACACCGACCACCTGCTGTGGGCGGCCACCCAGGTCGAGCCCACGCGGGCCGCCCTCGCCGAGGCGGGCGCCGACCCCGACCGTCTTGCCGAGGAGCTGTCCGAGATTCTCCCCAAGGGTGAGCTGGACCCGGGCGAGGAGCCGCAGCTCACCCCAGCCGCCAAGCGGGCCCTCCTCGGCGCGCACGCCGCCGGCCAGGCCGCCGGGGCCTCCTACATCGGCCCCCAGCACATCCTCCAGTCCCTGGTCGAGCAGCCGCAGAGCGCGGCCGGGCAGGCCCTGGCCAACCACGTCGGCTCCCCCGAGGAGCTGCGCCGCGCCGCCGAGGCCCAGCAGGCGCAGGCCCCGGTGGGACGCCCGAGCGACACGCCGACCCTCGACGAGTACGGCCGCGACATCACCGAAGAGGCCAGGGCCGGCAAGCTCGACGTGGTCGTCGGCCGGGCCGAGGAGATCGAGCAGACCGTCGAGGTGCTGTCCCGCCGCTCCAAGAACAACCCGGTCCTCATCGGCGAGCCCGGCGTCGGCAAGACCGCCATCGTCGAGGGCCTCGCCCAGCGCATCATCAACGGCGATGTCCCGCAGTCCCTGGCCGACAAGCGCGTAGTCGCCCTCGACCTGGTCGGCATGGTCGCCGGCTCCCGCTACCGGGGCGACTTCGAGGAACGCATCAAGAAGGTCATCGACGAGGTCAAGTCCGCCGAGGGCGAGCTCATCCTCTTCGTCGACGAACTCCACACCGTCGTCGGCGCCGGCGGCACCGGCGAGGGCTCCATGGACGCCGGAAACATCCTCAAGCCCGCCCTCGCGCGCGGCGAACTCCACCTCGTCGGCGCCACCACCATCGACGAGTACCGCAAGCACATCGAGAAGGACGCCGCCCTGGAGCGCCGCTTCCAACCCGTCCTCGTACGCGAGCCCACCGTCGAGGAGACCGTCCTGATCCTCGAAGGCCTGCGGGACGCGTACGAAGCCCACCACCAGGTCCGCTTCCACGACGACGCACTCGCCGCCGCCGCCGAACTGTCCGACCGCTACATCCCGGACCGCTTCCTGCCCGACAAGGCCATCGACCTCATCGACCAGGCCGGCGCCCGCGTACGGCTGCGGTCGCTCGGCCGCAGCACCGATGTCGTCTCCGTCGACGACCGGCTCACCAAGCTGCGCCGCGAGAAGGACGAGGCCGTCGCCGAGGAGGACTACCAGCGGGCCGAAGACCTCAAGGCCGAGATCCGCAAGGCCGAAGAGGAACTGGCCCGGCTGGGCGAACGCCGCGAAGGCGTCGCCGCCGTCACGGCCTCCGACATCGCCTCCATCGTCTCGTCCCGTACCGGCATCCCCGTCGACAAGCTCACCGAGGGCGAGCGCGAACGGCTGCTGAAGCTCGAAGAGGCCCTCCACGCCCGCGTCGTCGGCCAGGACGAGGCCGTCACCGCCGTCGCCGAAGCCGTCCGCCGCAGCCGCTCCGGCATGGGCGACCCCGACCGCCCCGTCGGCTCCTTCCTCTTCCTCGGCCCGACCGGCGTCGGCAAGACCGAACTCGCCAAAGCCCTCGCCGAACTCCTCTTCGGCGACGAGGACCGCCTCATCCGCTTCGACATGAGCGAATACCAGGAACGCCACACCGTCTCCCGCCTCGTCGGCGCCCCTCCCGGCTACGTCGGCCACGAGGAAGCCGGCCAGCTCACCGAGGCGGTGCGCCGCAAGCCGTACAGCGTCCTCCTCCTCGACGAGGTCGAGAAGGCCCACCCCGACGTCTTCAACCTGCTGCTGCAGGTCCTGGACGACGGCCGCCTGACCGACGCCCAGGGCCGTACGGTCGACTTCCGCAACACCGTGGTCATCATGACCAGCAACGTCGGCGCCCCGACCATCCAGACCATGGCCGACCGCCCCGTCTCCGAGATCCGCGATGCCATCCAGCCCGACATCCAGGCCCGGTTCCGCCCGGAATTCCTCAACCGCATCGACGAGATCATCGTCTTCCACCCCCTCACCCGGGAGAACCTCTCCACCATCGTCGACCTCATGCTCGAGCGCTCCCGCCGCCGCCTGAAGGCCCAGGATCTCAAACTGGAACTGACCGACGACGCCAAGGAATGGCTCGGCAACGCCGGCTTCCAGCCCGAGTTCGGCGCCCGCCCACTGCGCCGCACTATCCAGACCGAGCTCGACAACCGCGTCGCCACCCTGCTGCTGACCGGCACCGCCCAGCCCGGCGACACGCTCTACGTAGACGTCGAGGACGGCAAGCTCGGCTGCTCCATCCACCGCACCGACGAACCGGACAAGGACGGTGAAGGCTGA
- a CDS encoding NUDIX hydrolase — MVERVDEQDQVLAVVGRGEAVRRGWLHRIAVTVCRDREGRILVHRRSEHVDRFPGHYEVGLGGAVAPGEFYEEAASRELAEELGVRAPVRFIVKFLNRSGLSPHWLAVHEAVLSDNLCPDPDEVMWHGWLSESELLRSMRENLFTPDTHDVLSHYFSVVERRIV; from the coding sequence ATGGTCGAGCGTGTGGACGAGCAAGACCAGGTCTTGGCGGTGGTCGGCCGGGGCGAGGCCGTTCGCCGTGGCTGGTTGCATCGGATTGCCGTGACGGTATGCCGGGATCGGGAAGGCCGGATCCTCGTGCACCGTCGTTCCGAGCACGTCGATCGGTTCCCGGGACACTACGAGGTGGGATTGGGCGGTGCCGTTGCCCCGGGTGAGTTCTATGAGGAAGCCGCATCGCGCGAACTGGCCGAGGAACTGGGTGTTCGAGCGCCGGTCCGCTTCATCGTGAAGTTCCTGAACCGTAGCGGGCTCAGCCCCCATTGGCTCGCGGTGCACGAGGCTGTCCTGTCCGACAACCTGTGTCCTGACCCGGACGAAGTGATGTGGCACGGCTGGCTGTCGGAGTCCGAGCTCCTCAGGTCGATGCGGGAGAACCTGTTCACTCCGGATACCCATGACGTTTTGAGTCACTACTTTTCCGTCGTGGAGCGGAGAATCGTCTGA